A section of the Branchiostoma lanceolatum isolate klBraLanc5 chromosome 19, klBraLanc5.hap2, whole genome shotgun sequence genome encodes:
- the LOC136425717 gene encoding large ribosomal subunit protein uL10-like isoform X1 has translation MVREDKATWKSNYFLKIIRLLDEFPKCFIVGADNVGSNQMQRIRMSLRGTGEILMGKNTMMRKAIRGHMENNPALEKILPHISGNVGFVFTKGDLKEVRDKILENKVEAPAKAGAIAPVDVFLDPLNTGLGPEKTSFFQALSIPTKISRGTIEILNKVYLIKKDEKVGASEATLLNMLKIYPFTYGLGIQYVYDSGSVFHPSILDITDDDILAKFMQGVQNVASVCLSIGYPTAASVPHSLANGFKNLLAVAAETEITFSQAESMKAFLADPSAFQSAAATTAAPAEEAKVEAKVEEEEEEESDDDMGFGLFD, from the exons ATGGTCAGGGAAGACAAGGCTACCTGGAAGTCTAACTACTTCTTGAAGATTATC CGACTGTTGGATGAATTCCCTAAGTGCTTCATTGTCGGCGCTGACAATGTGGGGTCCAACCAGATGCAGCGGATCCGCATGTCTCTGCGAGGGACTGGCG AGATCCTCATGGGGAAGAACACCATGATGCGGAAGGCTATCCGTGGGCACATGGAAAACAACCCAGCCCTGGAGAA GATCCTCCCTCACATCTCGGGGAATGTTGGCTTCGTCTTCACTAAGGGAGACCTGAAGGAAGTCCGTGACAAGATTCTGGAGAACAAG GTGGAAGCCCCTGCCAAGGCCGGTGCCATTGCTCCAGTGGATGTTTTCCTGGACCCACTGAACACCGGCTTAGGTCCCGAGAAAACCTCCTTCTTCCAGGCCCTCTCAATCCCCACCAAGATCTCCAGGGGCACCATTGAAATCCTG AACAAGGTGTACCTGATTAAGAAGGATGAGAAGGTGGGGGCTTCTGAGGCAACCCTGTTGAACATGTTGAAGATTTACCCCTTCACATACGGTTTGGGGATCCAATACG tGTATGACAGTGGTTCAGTGTTCCACCCATCTATCCTGGACATCACTGACGATGATATCCTAGCCAAGTTCATGCAG GGTGTCCAGAACGTCGCCAGTGTCTGCCTGTCCATTGGCTATCCTACCGCTGCCTCCGTGCCACATTCCCTCGCCAACGGCTTCAAGAACCTGCTGGCTGTTGCAGCAGAGACGGAGATCACCTTCTCTCAGGCTGAGTCG ATGAAGGCCTTCCTGGCCGACCCATCAGCCTTCCAGTCCGCAGCTGCCACCACTGCAGCACCTGCAGAAGAAGCCAAGGTCGAGGCCAAggtggaagaagaggaagaagaagagtcTGACGACGACATGGGCTTTGGATTGTTTGACTAG
- the LOC136425941 gene encoding G-protein coupled receptor 12-like encodes MKCGGNYIGVLLVVLLVTVRYAQISSASGQDIAEKASDQTDIVNSSTVRKENCSTSAISNISKVGENITSNASECVQRETPSPRNVYRSDTITIALVSISLGVWSSVANSLPLAAIIKHEHLHTPTYILMANLAASDVLTGLSFVIGTGTTFFYILTDSIPTYGAARLLFTSMFLSGLTSAYSLMALTAERYWFIVHGMTYINNVTNDKCKVVIIIVWVWSGLLSMLPVFGWLCTSPVEKDTDCLPIGGGLPRSYVVLVLVFVFIPMAAIILLNMAVLWCLWKHVTAITAQEAAVGAQSSINRKSGITLVIITIVFLVGWMPIFIQMALFSKNFQMLYRMMVFIVMNSATNPVVYGFRLREVRRGVARLFVNNG; translated from the coding sequence ATGAAGTGCGGAGGCAACTATATCGGGGTATTGTTGGTGGTTCTGCTTGTCACAGTTCGTTACGCCCAGATATCCTCAGCATCCGGACAGGACATTGCTGAGAAGGCCAGCGACCAAACGGACATAGTCAACAGCTCAACAGTGCGAAAAGAGAACTGCAGCACCTCTGCGATAAGCAACATCTCAAAGGTAGGAGAAAATATCACTTCAAACGCATCAGAATGTGTACAGAGAGAAACACCATCTCCTCGTAATGTGTACCGGTCTGACACAATCACGATTGCATTGGTTTCTATATCTCTCGGCGTCTGGTCCTCCGTTGCAAACAGCCTCCCGCTAGCAGCCATCATCAAGCATGAACATCTCCACACGCCCACCTACATCCTCATGGCTAATCTGGCCGCAAGCGACGTCCTAACTGGCCTGTCATTCGTGATCGGGACTGGTACTACATTCTTTTATATACTGACCGATTCCATCCCGACTTACGGAGCGGCACGTCTCTTGTTCACATCGATGTTTCTCTCCGGCCTGACCTCCGCCTACAGTCTGATGGCCCTGACGGCTGAGCGCTACTGGTTCATCGTCCACGGGATGACCTACATCAACAATGTCACCAACGACAAGTGCAaggtcgtcatcatcatcgtttgGGTGTGGTCTGGGCTGCTGTCGATGCTGCCTGTCTTCGGCTGGCTCTGTACAAGTCCTGTCGAGAAAGACACTGACTGCCTCCCGATAGGTGGGGGGCTGCCTCGCAGCTACGTGGTCCTCGTGCTCGTGTTTGTTTTCATCCCGATGGCAGCAATCATCCTCCTCAACATGGCTGTGCTGTGGTGCCTTTGGAAGCACGTCACTGCCATCACTGCACAAGAGGCCGCGGTGGGCGCCCAGTCCAGCATCAACAGAAAATCCGGCATCACCCTGGTCATCATCACCATCGTGTTCCTGGTAGGATGGATGCCTATCTTCATCCAAATGGCCCTGTTCAGTAAAAATTTCCAGATGCTTTACAGAATGATGGTCTTCATCGTGATGAACTCGGCAACCAACCCTGTCGTCTACGGCTTTCGTTTGCGGGAGGTCCGCCGCGGTGTTGCACGGCTCTTCGTGAATAACGGTTAA
- the LOC136425717 gene encoding large ribosomal subunit protein uL10-like isoform X2, with product MVREDKATWKSNYFLKIIRLLDEFPKCFIVGADNVGSNQMQRIRMSLRGTGEILMGKNTMMRKAIRGHMENNPALEKILPHISGNVGFVFTKGDLKEVRDKILENKVEAPAKAGAIAPVDVFLDPLNTGLGPEKTSFFQALSIPTKISRGTIEILNKVYLIKKDEKVGASEATLLNMLKIYPFTYGLGIQYVYDSGSVFHPSILDITDDDILAKFMQGVQNVASVCLSIGYPTAASVPHSLANGFKNLLAVAAETEITFSQAEQMKAFLADPSAFQSAAATTAAPAEEAKVEAKVEEEEEEESDDDMGFGLFD from the exons ATGGTCAGGGAAGACAAGGCTACCTGGAAGTCTAACTACTTCTTGAAGATTATC CGACTGTTGGATGAATTCCCTAAGTGCTTCATTGTCGGCGCTGACAATGTGGGGTCCAACCAGATGCAGCGGATCCGCATGTCTCTGCGAGGGACTGGCG AGATCCTCATGGGGAAGAACACCATGATGCGGAAGGCTATCCGTGGGCACATGGAAAACAACCCAGCCCTGGAGAA GATCCTCCCTCACATCTCGGGGAATGTTGGCTTCGTCTTCACTAAGGGAGACCTGAAGGAAGTCCGTGACAAGATTCTGGAGAACAAG GTGGAAGCCCCTGCCAAGGCCGGTGCCATTGCTCCAGTGGATGTTTTCCTGGACCCACTGAACACCGGCTTAGGTCCCGAGAAAACCTCCTTCTTCCAGGCCCTCTCAATCCCCACCAAGATCTCCAGGGGCACCATTGAAATCCTG AACAAGGTGTACCTGATTAAGAAGGATGAGAAGGTGGGGGCTTCTGAGGCAACCCTGTTGAACATGTTGAAGATTTACCCCTTCACATACGGTTTGGGGATCCAATACG tGTATGACAGTGGTTCAGTGTTCCACCCATCTATCCTGGACATCACTGACGATGATATCCTAGCCAAGTTCATGCAG GGTGTCCAGAACGTCGCCAGTGTCTGCCTGTCCATTGGCTATCCTACCGCTGCCTCCGTGCCACATTCCCTCGCCAACGGCTTCAAGAACCTGCTGGCTGTTGCAGCAGAGACGGAGATCACCTTCTCTCAGGCTGAG CAGATGAAGGCCTTCCTGGCCGACCCATCAGCCTTCCAGTCCGCAGCTGCCACCACTGCAGCACCTGCAGAAGAAGCCAAGGTCGAGGCCAAggtggaagaagaggaagaagaagagtcTGACGACGACATGGGCTTTGGATTGTTTGACTAG
- the LOC136425718 gene encoding G-protein coupled receptor 6-like: MILSMTICLGVWSVVANLLPVVAVIKHEQLHTPVYILMANLATSDVLTGISYVFGSGTTLFYVQTDSIPPNVMARLMFTSMFLSGLTSAYSLMALTAERYWFIVHGMTYVSNVTNDKCMVMIVVIWVWSGLLAMQPVFGWSCAMRVDEGCLPIGGGLPHSYVVLVLVFVFIPMAAIILLNMGVLWCLWKHVNAITAQEAAVGAPSSINRKSAFTIVIITIVFLVGWMPIFTRMALFATDYLSLYKVMVFIVLNSAINPVVYGFRLQEVRRSVARLFVNSNGR; encoded by the coding sequence ATGATCTTATCCATGACCATATGCCTTGGTGTCTGGTCAGTCGTGGCAAACCTCCTCCCAGTGGTGGCCGTCATTAAGCATGAACAGCTTCATACACCCGTCTACATCCTCATGGCTAACCTTGCCACAAGCGATGTCCTTACTGGCATATCCTACGTGTTTGGAAGTGGGACGACATTGTTCTACGTACAAACCGACTCTATCCCACCTAACGTTATGGCACGTCTCATGTTCACCTCGATGTTTCTCTCCGGCCTGACCTCCGCCTACAGTCTGATGGCCCTGACGGCTGAGCGCTACTGGTTCATTGTCCACGGAATGACTTATGTAAGCAATGTCACCAACGATAAGTGTATGGTCATGATTGTGGTCATCTGGGTGTGGTCTGGGCTGCTGGCGATGCAACCTGTCTTCGGTTGGAGCTGCGCGATGCGTGTTGACGAAGGCTGCCTCCCGATAGGTGGAGGGTTGCCTCACAGCTACGTCGTCCTCGTGCTTGTCTTCGTTTTCATCCCAATGGCCGCAATCATCCTCCTCAACATGGGTGTGCTGTGGTGCCTGTGGAAGCATGTGAATGCCATCACTGCCCAAGAAGCCGCGGTGGGCGCCCCGTCTAGTATCAACAGAAAATCCGCCTTtaccatcgtcatcatcaccatcgtGTTCCTAGTGGGATGGATGCCAATCTTCACCAGAATGGCCCTGTTCGCTACGGACTATCTTTCCCTTTACAAAGTGATGGTCTTCATCGTGCTGAATTCGGCAATCAACCCTGTTGTCTACGGTTTTCGTTTGCAGGAGGTCCGTCGCAGCGTTGCACGGCTCTTTGTGAACAGCAATGGACGCTAA